One Nerophis lumbriciformis linkage group LG19, RoL_Nlum_v2.1, whole genome shotgun sequence DNA segment encodes these proteins:
- the fubp1 gene encoding far upstream element-binding protein 1 isoform X5, which translates to MSDYSSVAPPSSGGGMNDAFKDALQRARQIAAKIGGDGVAAPPSGDFGYGGQKRPLEDAGGYLPMPNLNIDQPETKKVATNDAFSAMGGMGGASRAVSEEYKVPDGMVGFIIGRGGEQISRLQQESGCKIQIAPDSGGMPDRSVNLTGPPESIQTAKRLLQEIVEKGRPAPAFHHNDGPGMTVQEIMVPSTKAGLVIGKGGETIKSLQERAGVKMVMIQDGPQNTGADKPLRISGEPFKVQQAKEMVMELIRDQGFREQRGEYGSRVGGGGGGGGGGGGGGGGGGGGGGGGGGGGGGGGGGGGGEGLDVPVPRFAVGIVIGRNGEMIKKIQSDTGVRIQFKPDDGSAPDRIAQIMGPPDQAQHAAEIITDLLRSVQSGGGPGHGGGRGRGRGQGNWNMGPPGGLQEFTFTVPTMKTGLIIGKGGETIKGISQQSGARIELQRNPPPNSDPNVKMFTVRGSPQQIDYARQLVEEKIGGPVTPMGGPHGPPGPHGGPGPHGPPGPPGPPGAPMGPYNPGPYNQGPPGPHGPPAPYQPQGWGNGYPHWQQGQPDPSSDKAAADANAAAWAAYYAQYGQQPQAPMTPTSGAPGTTQSNGQGQQNQQPQDYTKAWEEYYKKQGQAAPQAAAPASAAPATQAGGQPDYSAAWAEYYRQQAAYYGTGNPQSMGAAPQAPQGQ; encoded by the exons ATGTCCGACTACAGCAGCGTGGCTCCGCCGTCGTCTGGTGGCGGAATGAATGATGCTTTTAAAGACGCGCTTCAGCGGGCGCGACAG atcGCAGCGAAAATAGGCGGCGATGGAGTTGCAGCACCCCCATCGGGTGATTTCGGCTACGGGGGCCAGAAAAGGCCCCTGGAGGACGCGGGTGGGTATTTACCAATGCCTAACCTGAATATCG ACCAACCAGAGACGAAGAAAGTGGCAACCAATGATG CTTTTTCTGCCATGGGAGGAATGGGTGGCGCCTCAAG GGCAGTGTCCGAAGAGTACAAAGTTCCTGATGGAATGGTTGGCTTCA TTATTGGAAGAGGTGGCGAACAAATATCACGTCTGCAGCAGGAGTCTGGATGCAAAATACAGATCGCTCCTG ACAGTGGAGGGATGCCTGATAGGTCAGTGAACTTGACAGGACCACCAGAATCCATCCA GACGGCAAAGAGGTTGCTCCAGGAGATTGTTGAGAAGGGACGGCCAGCCCCAGCATTCCACCACAATGACGGCCCAGGCATGACAGTTCAGGAGATTATGGTCCCTTCCACTAAAGCCGGCCTGGTCATTGGGAAGGGAGGCGAGACAATCAAGAGCCTTCAG GAAAGAGCTGGAGTAAAGATGGTCATGATCCAAGATGGCCCTCAAAACACAGGCGCAGACAAACCTCTTCGTATTTCAGGAGAGCCATTCAAAGTTCAG CAAGCTAAAGAGATGGTAATGGAGCTGATCAGAGACCAGGGCTTCAGAGAGCAGAGGGGCGAGTATGGCTCCAGGGTCGGAGGAGGTGGAGGCGGCGgcggtggaggaggaggaggaggaggcggcggtggaggaggaggaggaggaggcggcggtggtggtggtggtggaggaggaggaggaggaggggaagGCTTGGAC GTTCCTGTTCCCCGGTTTGCAGTTGGAATTGTCATTGGTAGAAATGGAGAGATGATCAAGAAAATACAGAGTGACACTGGGGTCAGGATCCAGTTTAAACCAG ATGATGGCAGTGCACCAGACAGGATAGCACAGATCATGGGTCCTCCTGACCAGGCCCAACACGCAGCAGAAATCATTACCGACTTGCTGAGGAGCGTCCAGTCTGGAGGTGGTCCTGGTCATGGTGGCGGAAGAGGCCGGGGTCGTGGGCAGGGCAATTGGAACATGGGTCCCCCTGGTGGCCTGCAGGAGTTTACTTTCACTGTTCCAACCATGAAGACTGGCCTCATCATTGGAAAAG GCGGTGAGACCATTAAAGGCATCAGCCAACAGTCTGGAGCAAGGATTGAGCTGCAGAGGAACCCTCCTCCAAACTCTGATCCAAACGTAAAAATGTTTACAGTCAGAGGCTCCCCCCAGCAGATCGACTATGCCAGACAGCTGGTAGAAGAAAAAATTGGG GGACCCGTCACTCCAATGGGTGGCCCACATGGTCCCCCTGGTCCACATGGAGGTCCAGGTCCACATGGTCCTCCCGGACCACCAGGACCCCCTGGAGCTCCCATGGGCCCATACAACCCTGGACCTTACAACCAGGGACCCCCAGGACCACa TGGTCCCCCAGCACCTTACCAGCCTCAGGGGTGGGGAAATGGTTACCCCCACTGGCAACAGGGACAGCCTGACCCAA GTTCAGACAAAGCAGCAGCTGATGCCAATGCTGCAGCGTGGGCTGCCTACTATGCCCAGTATGGACAACAACCACAGGCTCCAATGACCCCCACCAGCGGAGCACCGGGCACTACTCAGTCCAATGGTCAAG GTCAACAGAATCAACAGCCTCAAGACTACACTAAAGCTTGGGAGGAGTACTATAAGAAACAAG GTCAAGCTGCTCCTCAGGCAGCGGCACCAGCCTCTGCGGCGCCAGCCACCCAGGCCGGTGGCCAGCCCGACTACAGTGCCGCCTGGGCGGAGTACTACCGGCAGCAGGCGGCCTATTATGGCACAGGCAACCCTCAGAGCATGGGTGCAGCGCCACAAGCCCCTCAG GGCCAGTAA